Proteins encoded by one window of Moorella humiferrea:
- a CDS encoding HDIG domain-containing metalloprotein: protein MTREEALQLMEKHIKTKNLRKHCLAVEAVMRALARHFGEDEEKWGLAGLLHDIDYEMTKDEPERHSLVGAEMLTELGLPEDVVYAVKAHNGHHGLPRTDLMSRALYATDPLTGLIVAAALIRPEKKLAVIDVPFLMNRYHEKSFARGASRETIAACSDLGLSLEDFMHIGLEAMKEIAGDLGL from the coding sequence ATGACCCGCGAAGAAGCGCTGCAGTTAATGGAGAAACATATAAAAACCAAAAACCTGCGCAAACACTGCCTCGCCGTGGAAGCGGTAATGCGCGCCCTGGCGCGGCATTTCGGTGAAGATGAGGAAAAATGGGGCCTGGCAGGGCTCCTGCACGATATCGACTACGAAATGACCAAAGACGAGCCGGAACGGCACAGCCTGGTGGGGGCGGAAATGCTGACCGAGTTAGGTCTTCCGGAAGATGTGGTATATGCCGTTAAAGCCCACAACGGTCACCACGGCCTGCCCAGAACAGACCTGATGAGCAGGGCCCTTTACGCCACCGACCCCCTTACCGGTTTGATTGTGGCTGCGGCCCTCATTCGCCCGGAAAAGAAATTGGCGGTCATCGACGTCCCCTTTTTAATGAACCGTTATCACGAAAAATCCTTTGCCCGCGGAGCCAGCAGGGAAACAATTGCCGCCTGTAGCGATTTAGGCCTGTCCCTTGAAGACTTCATGCATATAGGCCTGGAAGCCATGAAGGAAATCGCCGGTGACTTGGGCCTTTAA
- the rnr gene encoding ribonuclease R, with protein sequence MDKEELLSLMRARSYRPMTAAELMSSLGINDGEAFLKMLNYLEEEGYIVRTRKEKYGLPEKMGLISGFVHSSTKGYAFVVPREKERQDVYIGALNLNGAMHGDLVLARVLPASTGRRQEGEIIRVLKRANKRVVGTFTAAGRLSFVVPDDARLNQDILIPPENTLGARVKDKVVVEITRWPEPRRNPEGRVIEILGPMDKPGVDVLSIIKKYDLDPEFPPEVLREAESLNREIDPGELARRRDLREWRLVTIDGADARDLDDAVSVAALPDGNYLLGVHIADVSFYVREGSALDREAFNRGTSVYFVDRVIPMLPPRLSNDICSLNAGEDRLAISVLMTITPRGTVKDYELFPSVIRVRERMTYDAVRSILEKGDPELSQRYRELVPDFRLMAELAAVLRRRRENRGAIDFDFPEAKVVLDDRGIPVEIIPRRRTVAEGIIEEFMIAANEVVARHLYELAVPAVYRVHEEPAADKMEELNKFLAFFGLHIRPGRDGKVKPRAFQEILLNVKGRPEERVISTVMLRSMMHARYAGQCLGHFGLASPYYCHFTSPIRRYPDLVVHRILRETWSPSGLTPQRLAELETFVARAASRASERERLAEEAEREALDMKKVQYMERHIGETFTGVISGVVPYGFFVELDNTVEGLVHVSNLVDDYYHFQEEKLALVGEHTGRTFRIGMPVKVLVARVSVDARQVDFELVDVLSEPEEKEIVPHTKEKRRRKAVAVEVGTRGKVSERKRSKRNKARRVRL encoded by the coding sequence ATGGATAAAGAAGAATTGCTGTCCCTTATGCGCGCCCGTTCCTACCGGCCCATGACGGCGGCGGAGCTCATGAGCTCCTTAGGCATAAACGACGGCGAAGCCTTTTTAAAGATGCTTAATTATTTAGAAGAAGAAGGTTATATCGTCCGCACCCGTAAGGAAAAGTACGGTCTGCCGGAAAAAATGGGCCTAATCAGCGGCTTTGTGCACTCTTCTACCAAAGGTTATGCTTTTGTCGTGCCGCGGGAAAAGGAACGGCAGGATGTATATATAGGCGCCCTGAACCTTAACGGCGCCATGCACGGCGATCTGGTCCTCGCCAGGGTCTTGCCGGCCTCTACGGGACGCCGGCAGGAGGGGGAGATTATTCGCGTCCTTAAGCGGGCCAACAAGCGGGTGGTGGGGACGTTTACGGCCGCCGGGCGCCTCTCCTTTGTCGTACCCGATGATGCCCGTTTAAACCAGGATATTCTCATCCCTCCAGAAAACACCCTGGGCGCCAGGGTCAAGGATAAGGTAGTGGTAGAAATCACCCGGTGGCCGGAACCCAGGCGCAATCCCGAAGGCCGGGTGATAGAAATTTTAGGCCCAATGGACAAACCGGGGGTCGACGTTTTAAGTATTATTAAAAAATACGATCTGGATCCGGAATTCCCCCCGGAAGTTTTGCGGGAAGCGGAAAGTTTAAACCGGGAAATCGACCCCGGGGAGCTTGCCCGTCGCAGGGACCTGCGGGAATGGCGCCTGGTTACCATCGACGGTGCCGATGCCCGGGACCTGGACGACGCCGTTTCGGTGGCAGCCTTGCCGGACGGTAATTATCTTCTGGGCGTACATATCGCCGATGTTTCCTTTTACGTTAGAGAAGGTAGCGCCCTGGACAGGGAAGCCTTCAACCGCGGCACCAGCGTCTACTTTGTGGACCGGGTTATTCCTATGCTGCCGCCGCGGTTGTCCAATGATATCTGTTCTTTAAATGCCGGCGAAGATCGCCTGGCCATCTCGGTGTTGATGACCATAACGCCGCGGGGTACCGTAAAGGACTACGAGCTTTTTCCTTCCGTGATCAGGGTGCGGGAACGCATGACCTATGACGCCGTGCGGTCTATATTGGAAAAAGGAGACCCCGAGCTTAGCCAGCGCTACCGGGAGCTGGTCCCGGACTTTAGGCTCATGGCCGAGCTGGCGGCAGTTTTACGCAGACGGCGGGAAAACAGGGGGGCCATTGATTTTGATTTCCCGGAGGCAAAAGTCGTTCTGGATGATAGGGGAATACCAGTGGAAATTATACCTCGCCGGCGGACGGTGGCCGAAGGTATAATTGAAGAATTTATGATCGCCGCCAATGAAGTGGTGGCCAGGCATTTGTATGAACTGGCGGTTCCCGCCGTTTACCGGGTCCATGAAGAACCGGCGGCGGATAAGATGGAGGAGTTGAATAAATTCCTGGCCTTTTTCGGCCTCCATATCCGGCCTGGACGGGACGGGAAGGTCAAACCGAGGGCTTTCCAGGAGATCCTCCTTAACGTGAAGGGGCGGCCAGAGGAGCGGGTCATCAGCACCGTTATGTTGCGCTCCATGATGCATGCCCGCTACGCCGGGCAGTGTCTGGGCCATTTCGGCCTGGCCTCTCCTTATTACTGCCATTTTACATCACCCATTCGCCGTTATCCCGACCTGGTGGTACACCGTATTCTGAGGGAAACCTGGTCCCCGTCCGGATTGACGCCCCAGCGCCTGGCGGAGCTGGAGACTTTTGTCGCCCGGGCTGCGAGCCGGGCATCGGAAAGGGAGAGGCTGGCCGAAGAAGCCGAACGGGAAGCCCTGGATATGAAGAAGGTTCAGTATATGGAACGTCACATCGGCGAAACGTTTACCGGGGTCATCAGCGGAGTGGTACCTTATGGCTTCTTTGTAGAATTGGATAATACCGTCGAGGGTTTGGTCCATGTATCGAACCTGGTCGACGATTATTACCATTTCCAGGAAGAAAAATTGGCCCTGGTCGGTGAACATACCGGCAGGACCTTCCGCATCGGTATGCCGGTAAAGGTGCTGGTTGCCAGGGTCAGCGTAGATGCCAGGCAGGTGGACTTTGAGCTGGTAGACGTGTTAAGCGAACCGGAAGAAAAGGAAATAGTGCCGCATACTAAAGAAAAAAGACGGCGGAAGGCCGTTGCGGTAGAGGTTGGGACCAGGGGTAAGGTGTCCGAAAGAAAACGGAGTAAACGGAATAAAGCCCGTCGCGTTCGTTTATAA
- a CDS encoding YkuS family protein, producing MSRRVAVEKNLSAIGDHLAMNGIEVERIDTADLTPARLRSYGAVVVSGQNTNFMGMEDIKGEIPVIEASGMTPDEITAAVKERLQLQG from the coding sequence GTGTCTAGGCGAGTGGCTGTCGAAAAGAATCTCAGCGCCATCGGTGATCACCTGGCCATGAACGGCATTGAAGTGGAAAGGATTGATACCGCCGACCTGACGCCGGCGCGTTTGCGGAGTTATGGTGCCGTCGTGGTGAGCGGACAGAATACGAATTTTATGGGGATGGAAGATATAAAGGGCGAAATTCCGGTGATTGAAGCTTCCGGCATGACGCCGGATGAAATTACGGCCGCGGTAAAGGAGCGCCTGCAGTTGCAAGGATAG